ATTCCGACGCCATCTCCGATTTCACCAGGGCGGTGCAGATCGACGCCAATTTCGCGCCGGCCTACACCAATCGCGGCCTGGCGCTGCGCCAGAGCGGGCGCAACGACGCCGCGCTGCAGGATTTCAACCGCGCCACCACCGCCAATCCGAACTACGCTCCGGCCTTCGTTGCGCGCGCCAACCTGCTGCGCCTGCAGGGCAACAGCCAGCAGGCGCTCGCCGACCTCAACACCGCCATCCGCCTCAATCCGGAAGCGGCCGAGGCCTTCCACGCCCGCGGACTGGTCTACCAGAAGGAAGGCCAGCATCAGCAGGCTGTCACCGATTTCGACTCGGTGATCGACCGCAATCCCTATACCGCCCCGCCCTATATCGCCCGGGGCGAAAGCCTGAACGCGCTCGGCAAATACGATTCCGCGCTGGAGGACTTCACCGCCGCGCTCAATGTCGACAACCGCAATGCCGCCGCCTGGGCCGGCCGCGGCTTCGCCTTCGAGAAGCAAGGCAAGAAGACCGAGGCGAGTGAGGCCTATCAGCGTGCCCTCGGGCTCGACGGCAACAACCAGATCGCTCGCGCCGGCTCCGCCCGCCTCGGCGGCGGCGGCATGTTCCGCCTCTGAGACAGTCCAACCTACTGCGCCGCTGCGGTCACCGCCTGGCTGCCGGCCAGCCGGCTGGTGCCGAGATCGGCGAGGAAGCGCCTGATCTCCGGCACCGAGCCATGCGCCGGCAGGTTCTCGTGATTGCCTTCCGGGAAGCGGATGAGGCGCTTCGGCGGATTGGCGAGCGCAAACAGCGCTTCGCCCTGGCTGAACGGGATGACACCGTCACGCTCGCCGTGCAGAACGAGCAGGGGCGCCTTGACCTTGTCGATGACCCGGTCGGAATGGAACTGATCGTGCATGAACAGCCCGATCGGGATGTAAGGATAGAGCTGCTGCGCAACCGCAGCGGTCGAAAGATAGGGCGCCTCCAGGATCACCGCCCTGAGCGGAGCCTCCGCCGCCAGCTTCACCACCACGCCGGTGCCGAGCGACTCGCCGTAGCCGACCAATCGCTCCGCACCGAAGCGCGCCACGGCCGCGGCATAGGCGGCGCGTGCATCCTGCGCCAAACCGTCTTCGCTGGGTGAGCCTGTCGAGCCGCCATAGCCGCGATAATTGACCGCGAACAGGCCTGTGCCGTCCTGCGTCAGGGCGCGGAAACGCGTCTGCCGGATCGCCCGGCCGAAATTGCCGGCATTGCCGTGAAAGAACAGCAGGACCGGCTTGCCCTCGCGCGGCGGCACCACCCAGGCGATCAGCGTCTCGCCATCGGCTGCCGTCAGCACCGTCTCCTCGACGCCCGGCAGATTGGCGCTGGCGATCTCCACCCGGGCCGGATTGCGCGGATACAGCAGCTCGCGCTGTTTGACGTAGAGCAGCGCCAGCACGGCGCCATAGGCGCAGAACGCGCCGATGGCGAGAAGCTTCAGGATCCTGCGCATCGCCCGCTACCTTCGGCCGCCGCCCAAACGAAAGGGCCGGCATCGAGCCGGCCCTTTACGACGTTCCGATGACGGATGCGCCGGCTCAACTGCACCAGTGCCTTGACGATTCCGTCAGTGCGAGGCCATCGCCGCTCAGTAGAGCAGCAGCGCCAGCAGCATGAGGACGAAGGGAACGAGCGTCGCGCGCCAGCCGATCGACGGGGCGGCGATGCCGATGCCGGTGCCGACCAGGGTCAGCAGCGTGCCGATGATGGCCGTGCCCCAGGCATGCTTGGTGCCGCCGACCGCGAGCGCCCCGACGATGGCGAGGCAGGCGAGCGTGCCGACCTCGGCGAAGTGCACGAAGCCCGTATAGGTGCGCTCATGCTCCGGATAGTCCATCTGCGGAATGTCGGCGGCGTGTCCGTGGTCGGCCATGAAGGAAATCCCGATTTCAAACCCTGTCCTGACGCCCTGTAGCGCACCTGAAAAGGGTCGGCAACGGAGGGCCGGAGTGGCGACGGCCATTTCCTGAGCCACAACGACACAATGCCCGGAAAAATGCACGGCTGACGCCGGTTGCGGCGGTTCAAGCCATGAACCGGGCAGCGCGACTTATGGCAGCAGCCCCGGATAGACAGGCGCCGGATCGCAGTTGCCCCGGCGATTCTGATCGTCAGGAGTTCTGAAGACCGGCCGCAGCCAGCGCAGCGCCCTGCTCGCTCGCCACTCTGGCGACGCTGAAGGCCTCGATCTCCTGCTCGAACAGCCGGTGGAAGTTGAGCTCGGCATCGAGATGCAGGAAGACGCCGCCAAGGCCGATCGCGGCGCGGTCCATGAAGACGAACTCGCGCGGCACCGTCACCGGCCCCCGCGCCTTCAGCGCCGAATGGACCTGGAAGGCCTGCTTGCGGCCATACTCCGACGGTTTGACGCCCTCGGCGATGCGGCGTGTGCGATCCTCCAGCAGCGGGCCGTAGATGAACTTCGCCCAGATGTTGAGGGTGTCGATCAGCTCCTTGGTCAGGCCCTTGAAGCCCCAGACCTCATAGGCATGGACGACGCGGGCCTCCTCGCCTTCGAGCAGGCCGCGATAGAGATCGACGACGCCGCCGACGAAGCTCGGCGGGAAGATGCGGATGCAGCCATAGTCGAGCAGGTTGATGCCCGCGGGCTCGCCGCCATCCTGGAAGACCGTGTAGTTGCCGAGATGCGGGTCGCCATGGATCACGCCGTGATGGCTGAACGGCCGCCACCAGGCCCGGAACATCGCGGTCGAGATCCGGTCGCGGACCTGCTGGCTCGCCTGCTTGTGGTTCAGGATCTTGTCGCCATCGAGCCAGCCCATGGTCAGGAGCCGGCGCGTCGACAGCTCCGGCACGACATCCGGCACGCGCACCTCCGGCGTCGCCGCCAGCATATTCTGGTAGAGCGCGACATGCTTGGCCTCGCGGCGATAGTCGAGCTCCTCGCGGACGCGGGCGCTGATCTCCTTGGCGATCTCGCTGGTGTCGATCACCGCGCCCATGCGCCGGTGCAGTCCGAACAGGATTTCGAGCTGCGAGATGTCGGCTTCGACAGCCGATTCCATGTCGGGGTATTGCAGCTTGCAGGCGACCCGGACGCCGTCGAGGGTTGTCGCCCGATGCACCTGCCCGAGCGAGGCCGCCGCAGCCGGCTTGAGGTCGAACTCGCCGAAGCGCTCGCGCCAGTTCGCGCCGAGCTCGGCCTGCATCCGGCGCTTGACGAAGGCCGCCCCCATCGGAGGCGCCTCCGATTGCAGCTTCTGCAATTCGGCGGCGTATTCCGGCGGCACCACGTCGGGGATGGTGGCGACGAGCTGCGCCACCTTCATCAGCGGGCCCTTCAGCCCACCCAGCGCCTTGGCCAGTGCTTCGGCATTGGTGGCGTTGCGGCCCTCCAGCCCAAACAGCTTGGTGCCGGCGATCCGCGCCGCCACGCCGCCGACATTGGCGCCGACGCGGGCATAGCGCGCCGCGCGGGCGGAGAATCGGTTGGCTTCGCTATCACGTTCGGACATTGAGGCTCACGAGCTGCAACGGGCTGCTACCCGATGTAGGCGCTCCGGCGGGGAAAGCCAGCCGGCACGCTGTCTCAGGACCGCCCGGCCTGCGCGATCGCCGCAAGGCTCGCCCTGACATCCGCCACGCTTGCCGGCCGGCCGCCGGCCGCCTCTACCTTGCGGACCATGTCGACGATCAGCTCGGCATTGCTGCGCGTCTCGCCGAATGGCGCGTCCTCCAGTCCGGCACGGACATGAACGCCGCGCGCGACCGCCGGGGCGACGATCTCGCTGAGATCGACGCCGAGCCCGGCGATCATCACCGGGGCCTGCGGCGCACACTCCGCCAGCAGAGCAAGATGAGCTTCCAGCGCATAAGGCTTCGGCGGAAAGCCCCAGGCAAAGGCGTCGGAAAACATCAGCTGGTAGATCGGCGTCGGCATGCCGGGATAGGCCTGCGCCAGCGCCGCGCCGAGCCGGGTGAAGCCGGGCTCGTAGATCGCGTAGCTCGGGTGGATCCTGTGCGCCTGCACCACCGCCATCCCCTCGCGGATATGCTCGCCGGGATTCTGGTAGATGAAGCCGGCCTCGCCGCCCGGAATGCCGGCGAAGGTCGTCCAGTTGCAGGAGCCGGGATCGAGCACGCCCCATTCGACGAGGCCCCGCTTGGCCAGTTCCTCCAGATGCGTGTAACGGCCCGAGCCGATCATGTCGCCGGCATAACCCGAGCCGAGGATGGGAATCGTCGGGTAGACGATCGCGTCGACCTTGGCCCTGATCCCTTCGATCGCCTGGGCATAGAGCTCCCAGTCGTCGCGCTGGCGGCCGGTCTCGACATCATAGACATGCAGATGGACGATCGCGGCGCCGGCCTCGACCACGGCGATCCCGTCGGCGACGATATCGGGTATCGCGATCGGAATGCCGGGCTGGCGCTCCTGACCCCAGGGCCCGTTGATCGCGGCTTCGATCCAGATCGGGGTCTTCATGCCGGGGCATCCTTCGGCCAGTTGTCGCGGATCCAGCGCGTCAGCCCCTCCTCCTCGACCTCGCCGGCTGCGAGCGCGAGGATGGCGGCAGTCGCTTCCGGTTCGGGCACGAGGAAGTCGATGCCGTTGAGCCCGAGGAAAACGATCATGGAGGCGAAAGCGGCCCGCTTGTTGCCGTCGACGAAAGGATGGTTGCGCGCCACGCCAAAGGCATAAGTCGCCGCGAGAGCGGCTAGATCGCGCTCGCCATACGCATATTTGTTCGGCGCGCGCGCCAGCGCCGATTCCAGGAGCCCTTGATCGCGAATGCCAGCCGGCCCGCCGAACAGCGCGAGCTGCTCGGCATGGATATCAATCACCAGCTCGACGCTGACCCAGACCGGTTCGGTCATTTCGCCAGAGCGCGATAGGTGTTCGCATAGGTCTTGAACGAACGT
This genomic interval from Bosea sp. 29B contains the following:
- a CDS encoding alpha/beta fold hydrolase → MRRILKLLAIGAFCAYGAVLALLYVKQRELLYPRNPARVEIASANLPGVEETVLTAADGETLIAWVVPPREGKPVLLFFHGNAGNFGRAIRQTRFRALTQDGTGLFAVNYRGYGGSTGSPSEDGLAQDARAAYAAAVARFGAERLVGYGESLGTGVVVKLAAEAPLRAVILEAPYLSTAAVAQQLYPYIPIGLFMHDQFHSDRVIDKVKAPLLVLHGERDGVIPFSQGEALFALANPPKRLIRFPEGNHENLPAHGSVPEIRRFLADLGTSRLAGSQAVTAAAQ
- a CDS encoding aa3-type cytochrome c oxidase subunit IV — translated: MADHGHAADIPQMDYPEHERTYTGFVHFAEVGTLACLAIVGALAVGGTKHAWGTAIIGTLLTLVGTGIGIAAPSIGWRATLVPFVLMLLALLLY
- a CDS encoding type II toxin-antitoxin system death-on-curing family toxin, with protein sequence MTEPVWVSVELVIDIHAEQLALFGGPAGIRDQGLLESALARAPNKYAYGERDLAALAATYAFGVARNHPFVDGNKRAAFASMIVFLGLNGIDFLVPEPEATAAILALAAGEVEEEGLTRWIRDNWPKDAPA
- a CDS encoding 3-keto-5-aminohexanoate cleavage protein, whose translation is MKTPIWIEAAINGPWGQERQPGIPIAIPDIVADGIAVVEAGAAIVHLHVYDVETGRQRDDWELYAQAIEGIRAKVDAIVYPTIPILGSGYAGDMIGSGRYTHLEELAKRGLVEWGVLDPGSCNWTTFAGIPGGEAGFIYQNPGEHIREGMAVVQAHRIHPSYAIYEPGFTRLGAALAQAYPGMPTPIYQLMFSDAFAWGFPPKPYALEAHLALLAECAPQAPVMIAGLGVDLSEIVAPAVARGVHVRAGLEDAPFGETRSNAELIVDMVRKVEAAGGRPASVADVRASLAAIAQAGRS
- a CDS encoding AarF/UbiB family protein, translating into MSERDSEANRFSARAARYARVGANVGGVAARIAGTKLFGLEGRNATNAEALAKALGGLKGPLMKVAQLVATIPDVVPPEYAAELQKLQSEAPPMGAAFVKRRMQAELGANWRERFGEFDLKPAAAASLGQVHRATTLDGVRVACKLQYPDMESAVEADISQLEILFGLHRRMGAVIDTSEIAKEISARVREELDYRREAKHVALYQNMLAATPEVRVPDVVPELSTRRLLTMGWLDGDKILNHKQASQQVRDRISTAMFRAWWRPFSHHGVIHGDPHLGNYTVFQDGGEPAGINLLDYGCIRIFPPSFVGGVVDLYRGLLEGEEARVVHAYEVWGFKGLTKELIDTLNIWAKFIYGPLLEDRTRRIAEGVKPSEYGRKQAFQVHSALKARGPVTVPREFVFMDRAAIGLGGVFLHLDAELNFHRLFEQEIEAFSVARVASEQGAALAAAGLQNS
- a CDS encoding tetratricopeptide repeat protein encodes the protein MLTGRNWLIATGLALALAGCDTVSMSSGAGVAELQTENTEAASVNIGSLSEVINRNPNDPQAYNTRGAAYARIGRYSDAISDFTRAVQIDANFAPAYTNRGLALRQSGRNDAALQDFNRATTANPNYAPAFVARANLLRLQGNSQQALADLNTAIRLNPEAAEAFHARGLVYQKEGQHQQAVTDFDSVIDRNPYTAPPYIARGESLNALGKYDSALEDFTAALNVDNRNAAAWAGRGFAFEKQGKKTEASEAYQRALGLDGNNQIARAGSARLGGGGMFRL